One Natrinema marinum genomic window carries:
- a CDS encoding prenyltransferase — MSDATGRQSLSAWGLEPAVDYIERAQRADGLVLWYPDGPADPWDHVESAMGLSVAGRRDAAERAYRWVADAQHDDGALWATYGDPEDGDGAHAGDEPRKETHRSAYVAVGVWHHYLCTGDRGFLADLWPTVRDALAFACAQQADSGEIYWSVSPDGEPYEDALISGCASLYKSLACGAAIAGELGFTDARERWLEARTRLGEAIRTRPDRFDRTWESKSRYAMDWFYPVLCGVLTGDPARNRLEAGLDRFLEEGLGCRCVDDEPWVTVAESCELVISLAAVGRQERAREIYEWLFQWTDDEGIFWTGYQFEDEEFWPGERPTWTCGAAVLAADALSGVSGAADLFTDPLFE; from the coding sequence GTGAGCGACGCCACCGGCCGGCAGTCGCTGTCGGCGTGGGGCCTCGAGCCCGCGGTCGACTACATCGAGCGCGCCCAGCGCGCGGACGGCCTCGTCCTCTGGTACCCCGACGGCCCGGCCGACCCCTGGGATCACGTCGAGAGCGCGATGGGGCTGTCGGTCGCCGGTCGCCGTGACGCGGCCGAGCGCGCCTATCGGTGGGTGGCCGACGCCCAGCACGATGACGGCGCGCTCTGGGCGACCTACGGCGACCCCGAAGACGGGGACGGCGCCCACGCGGGTGACGAGCCGCGCAAGGAGACCCACCGCAGCGCCTACGTCGCCGTCGGCGTCTGGCACCACTACCTGTGTACCGGCGACCGCGGGTTTCTCGCAGACCTGTGGCCGACCGTCCGCGACGCGCTCGCGTTCGCGTGCGCCCAGCAGGCCGACAGCGGCGAGATCTACTGGTCGGTCAGCCCGGACGGCGAGCCCTACGAGGACGCGCTGATTTCGGGCTGCGCCTCGCTGTACAAGAGCCTGGCCTGCGGCGCGGCGATCGCGGGCGAACTCGGCTTCACCGACGCCCGCGAGCGCTGGCTCGAGGCCCGCACCCGCCTCGGCGAGGCGATCCGCACCCGACCCGACCGCTTCGACCGCACGTGGGAGAGCAAGTCCCGGTACGCGATGGACTGGTTCTACCCCGTCCTCTGTGGCGTCCTGACCGGCGACCCGGCGCGCAATCGGCTCGAGGCCGGACTGGACCGGTTTCTCGAGGAAGGCCTGGGATGTCGGTGCGTCGACGACGAGCCGTGGGTGACCGTCGCCGAGTCCTGCGAACTGGTGATTTCGCTGGCTGCGGTGGGGCGACAAGAGCGCGCCCGCGAGATCTACGAGTGGCTGTTCCAGTGGACCGACGACGAGGGGATATTCTGGACGGGCTACCAGTTCGAAGACGAGGAGTTCTGGCCGGGCGAGCGGCCGACGTGGACCTGCGGGGCGGCGGTGCTGGCCGCGGATGCGTTGTCAGGGGTCTCGGGGGCTGCGGATCTGTTTACTGATCCGCTATTTGAATGA
- a CDS encoding diacylglycerol/lipid kinase family protein, translating into MRSEGPNGRRADEDRVLVLNPVSGSGDHVDDVQRLAAEHGFEVRKTEEEGDAKRLARDAASHADLVAAVGGDGTLNAVVNGIAAADEFATTTVAVVPAGTGNNFAANVGIEGIEHAFTVVEEGRRRSIDVGIANERVFVNSCVGGVTAEASSNTTPESKSNLGVLAYVKNTLETVGSFDSLPLRVETAPGPDGKRTRAWEGRAMFVLIGNCRRFTGARTAQANAEDGLFEVTIVEDAAAVNLLGGAAMQKLFGRDSTHIVRRRTPSLAIESRRDSVEYSLDGEMLETETLRLETEAETLTIAVGERYQPDPDGGEL; encoded by the coding sequence ATGCGATCGGAGGGGCCGAACGGACGGCGAGCCGACGAGGATCGCGTTCTCGTTCTCAATCCCGTCAGCGGGAGCGGTGATCACGTCGACGATGTCCAGCGACTCGCAGCGGAACACGGGTTCGAAGTTCGAAAGACCGAGGAAGAAGGCGACGCGAAACGCCTGGCACGCGACGCGGCATCCCACGCCGACCTCGTGGCTGCCGTCGGTGGCGACGGCACGCTCAACGCGGTCGTCAACGGCATCGCCGCCGCGGACGAGTTCGCAACGACGACCGTCGCCGTCGTCCCGGCGGGGACGGGAAACAACTTCGCGGCGAACGTCGGGATCGAGGGTATCGAACACGCGTTTACGGTGGTCGAGGAGGGACGACGCCGCTCGATCGACGTCGGAATCGCGAACGAGCGCGTCTTCGTCAACTCCTGCGTCGGCGGCGTCACCGCCGAGGCGAGCAGCAATACGACGCCGGAGAGCAAATCGAATCTGGGCGTCCTCGCGTACGTGAAAAACACACTCGAGACCGTGGGGTCGTTCGACTCGTTGCCGCTCCGAGTGGAGACGGCGCCGGGACCGGACGGGAAACGAACGCGGGCCTGGGAAGGGCGGGCCATGTTCGTCCTCATCGGGAACTGTCGACGGTTCACCGGCGCGCGAACGGCACAGGCCAACGCTGAGGACGGCCTGTTCGAGGTGACGATCGTCGAGGACGCTGCGGCCGTGAACCTGCTCGGCGGTGCGGCCATGCAAAAGCTGTTCGGACGCGATAGCACCCACATCGTCCGGCGACGAACGCCGTCGCTCGCGATCGAGAGCCGGCGGGACTCCGTTGAGTACAGCCTCGACGGCGAGATGCTCGAGACCGAAACTCTCAGGCTCGAAACGGAGGCCGAAACGCTCACCATCGCCGTCGGCGAGCGGTATCAACCCGATCCGGACGGCGGAGAACTGTAG
- a CDS encoding glycosyltransferase family 4 protein: MVIGTFRRLLRGSVITSSASAGGATAAGATAESEPSLEAAEPDAPLDICLLSYRSNPYSGGQGVYVKYLSRALTDLGHSVDVISGKPYPELDDDVGLVKLPGENIVDELDRLGQFEPAYLRDPLALYEWLSALTGGFPDPYAFGRRVVDYFDEHEPEYDVIHDNQSLCHGLHALRERGHPVVATVHHPITVDRDAALGAADDWTERLLIRRWYRFLEMQREVVQDLPHVLTVSESAKRHTVSDFDADPDAIRVVHNGIDTELFEPRERPRDRPRIMTTVSADVPLKGARYLLSAFAEVRETIDAELVVVGEFDEGGDCDRLIAQLGIEDAIETHSEISYDRMVDLYGTADLAVVPSIYEGFGLPAGEALACGVPVVATTGGGLPEVVGDAGVLVEPADSDALAAAIRELLADDERRRRLGERGRERIVEEFDWERAARETVRTYRDAIETRVS; this comes from the coding sequence ATGGTCATTGGTACGTTCAGACGTCTTCTCCGGGGGAGCGTTATTACCTCGTCCGCGTCGGCAGGTGGGGCGACCGCCGCGGGTGCGACGGCGGAGTCGGAACCGTCGCTCGAGGCGGCCGAACCCGACGCGCCGCTCGATATCTGTCTGTTGAGCTACCGGTCGAACCCGTATTCGGGGGGCCAGGGCGTCTACGTGAAGTATCTGAGCCGGGCGCTGACCGACCTCGGCCACTCCGTCGACGTGATCTCGGGCAAGCCCTATCCGGAACTGGACGACGACGTCGGGCTGGTGAAACTGCCCGGCGAGAACATCGTCGACGAACTCGACCGACTGGGCCAGTTCGAGCCCGCCTATCTCCGCGATCCGCTCGCGCTCTACGAGTGGCTGAGCGCGCTCACCGGCGGCTTCCCCGACCCCTACGCCTTCGGCCGTCGCGTCGTCGACTACTTCGACGAACACGAGCCCGAGTACGACGTGATCCACGACAACCAGTCGCTCTGTCACGGGCTCCACGCGCTGCGCGAGCGGGGCCACCCCGTCGTGGCGACGGTTCACCACCCGATCACCGTCGACCGCGACGCCGCCCTCGGCGCGGCCGACGACTGGACGGAGCGACTGCTGATCCGGCGGTGGTACCGCTTCCTCGAGATGCAACGCGAGGTCGTTCAGGACCTCCCCCACGTTCTGACCGTCTCCGAGTCGGCCAAGCGCCACACCGTCTCCGATTTCGATGCCGACCCCGACGCGATCCGCGTCGTCCACAACGGCATCGACACGGAGCTGTTCGAGCCCCGCGAGCGGCCCCGCGACCGCCCGCGGATCATGACGACCGTCAGCGCCGACGTACCGCTGAAGGGGGCGCGCTACCTGCTCTCCGCCTTCGCCGAGGTGCGCGAGACCATCGACGCCGAACTCGTCGTCGTCGGCGAGTTCGACGAGGGCGGCGACTGCGACCGGCTGATCGCGCAGTTGGGAATCGAGGACGCGATCGAGACCCACAGCGAGATCAGCTACGATCGGATGGTCGACCTCTATGGCACCGCCGACCTCGCCGTCGTCCCGTCGATCTACGAGGGCTTTGGCCTTCCCGCCGGCGAGGCGCTGGCCTGCGGCGTTCCGGTCGTCGCGACCACCGGTGGGGGGCTGCCCGAAGTGGTCGGCGACGCCGGCGTGCTGGTCGAGCCGGCCGATTCGGACGCGCTCGCGGCGGCGATCCGCGAGTTGCTGGCCGACGACGAGCGCCGCCGACGGCTCGGCGAGCGAGGTCGCGAGCGCATCGTCGAAGAGTTCGACTGGGAACGGGCCGCCCGCGAGACCGTCCGAACGTACCGCGACGCGATCGAAACGCGGGTGAGCTGA
- a CDS encoding PHP domain-containing protein: MYSVDLHAHTRFFHGRRDLGDRFDPLGVRLLAEAAERRGLEGVATTNHDYYTPLEPDGGATTLPGIEITTDRGHVLVVGPDPPAATKPGALSPREAVALAHDRDCAAIVAHPFRNSSVRKLEDIPFDAIEVNGKHPRSRPLVEELARERDLPLVGGSDAHYPFEVGRAYTVVEADCLTPEAVVDAIRDGRVSARVSHSWVDSLLRRGYRVIHDRKQVTDAIEQPTPGVGMPPGEE, from the coding sequence GTGTACTCCGTCGACCTGCACGCGCACACGCGATTCTTCCACGGTCGTCGCGACCTCGGGGACCGTTTCGACCCGCTCGGCGTCCGACTCCTCGCCGAAGCGGCCGAGCGACGGGGTCTGGAGGGGGTCGCGACGACCAACCACGACTACTACACGCCGCTCGAGCCCGACGGCGGCGCCACCACGCTGCCGGGGATCGAGATCACGACGGACAGGGGCCACGTCCTCGTCGTCGGCCCCGACCCGCCGGCGGCGACGAAACCCGGCGCGCTCTCGCCCCGCGAGGCGGTCGCGCTGGCCCACGATCGCGACTGCGCCGCGATCGTCGCCCATCCGTTCCGCAATAGCTCCGTCCGGAAACTCGAGGACATCCCCTTCGACGCCATCGAGGTCAACGGCAAACACCCCCGGTCGCGCCCACTGGTCGAGGAACTAGCCCGCGAGCGCGACCTGCCGCTGGTCGGCGGCAGCGACGCCCACTACCCGTTCGAGGTGGGCCGGGCCTACACCGTCGTCGAGGCCGACTGCCTCACGCCCGAGGCTGTCGTCGATGCCATCCGCGACGGCCGGGTGAGCGCGCGCGTCTCGCACTCGTGGGTCGACAGCCTCCTGCGCCGGGGCTATCGGGTCATCCACGATCGCAAGCAGGTGACCGACGCGATAGAACAGCCGACGCCGGGTGTGGGGATGCCGCCGGGCGAAGAGTAA
- a CDS encoding DUF7344 domain-containing protein, with product MLADHRRRAVLAYFRNSPDDIASVRDLANELEGDDHREDRVALRHSVLPRLSDANVIEYDERSETIRYQGHASLECLADLIAEF from the coding sequence GTGCTCGCTGACCACCGCCGCCGCGCTGTCCTGGCCTACTTCCGGAACTCGCCGGACGACATCGCGTCAGTACGGGACCTCGCGAACGAACTCGAGGGCGACGATCACCGCGAAGACCGGGTCGCACTTCGCCACTCGGTGCTCCCCCGGCTGTCGGACGCGAACGTCATCGAATACGACGAACGGAGCGAGACGATCCGGTATCAGGGTCACGCCTCGCTGGAGTGTCTAGCCGATCTCATCGCAGAGTTCTAA
- a CDS encoding class I SAM-dependent methyltransferase, with protein METIDFDRLPLTPSTRLLDVGCGEGRHVHAAALENVGEVVGLDLEPASLAAAREDYEEYITGETDVPVTFLSGDALRLPFADGAFDVVCCTEVLEHIPDYEAAIDELRRVCAPGGTLAVSVPRAGPERVCWALSDEYHQVEGGHVRIFDREELRAAVERRGFRKVGGHFAHALHAPYWWLKCLWWDRDQAGDAPLPLRAYDRFLEWDILESPRPVRLLERALDPVVGKSVVYYFRLEGQA; from the coding sequence ATGGAGACGATCGACTTCGATCGGCTGCCGCTGACGCCGAGTACGCGCCTTCTCGACGTGGGCTGTGGCGAGGGCCGGCACGTCCACGCCGCGGCCCTCGAGAACGTCGGGGAGGTCGTCGGCCTCGACCTCGAGCCGGCGAGCCTGGCGGCCGCCCGCGAGGACTACGAGGAGTACATCACCGGCGAGACCGACGTACCGGTCACCTTCCTGTCCGGGGACGCGCTCCGGCTCCCCTTCGCGGACGGCGCGTTCGACGTCGTCTGCTGTACCGAAGTTTTGGAGCACATTCCGGACTACGAGGCGGCGATAGACGAACTCCGGCGGGTCTGTGCGCCCGGCGGGACGCTCGCGGTGAGCGTGCCCCGAGCGGGGCCCGAGCGGGTCTGCTGGGCGCTGTCGGACGAGTACCACCAGGTCGAGGGCGGCCACGTCCGCATCTTCGACCGCGAGGAGCTCCGGGCCGCGGTCGAGCGCCGGGGCTTCCGAAAAGTCGGCGGCCACTTCGCCCACGCCCTGCACGCGCCCTACTGGTGGCTGAAGTGTCTCTGGTGGGACCGCGATCAGGCGGGCGACGCGCCGCTGCCGCTGCGGGCCTACGACCGCTTTCTGGAGTGGGACATCCTCGAGTCGCCCCGTCCGGTACGGCTGCTCGAGCGGGCGCTCGACCCCGTGGTCGGCAAGAGCGTCGTCTACTACTTCCGGCTGGAGGGACAGGCGTGA
- a CDS encoding NUDIX hydrolase — MSTPDEELEHKNAGQDVIAVDGDDNELELVNRLDAHTGDGIRHRAFTSLVFDGEGNVLLAQRAPDKRLWGTYWDGTVASHPVEGQSQEEATRERLEEELGITPDQYDDLRLTDRFEYKRYFENEGVEHEVCAVLKLTLSDRSLDPNEEEVAGLMWVPYERLHTHPEWYRQLRLCPWFEIAMRRDTR, encoded by the coding sequence ATGAGCACCCCGGACGAGGAGCTGGAACACAAGAACGCGGGACAGGACGTGATCGCCGTCGACGGCGACGACAACGAACTCGAGTTGGTCAACCGACTCGACGCACACACCGGCGACGGCATCCGCCACCGCGCGTTCACCTCGCTGGTCTTCGACGGCGAGGGCAACGTACTGCTCGCCCAGCGAGCGCCCGACAAGCGCCTCTGGGGGACCTACTGGGACGGCACCGTCGCCTCCCACCCCGTCGAGGGCCAGAGCCAAGAGGAGGCGACCCGCGAGCGTCTCGAGGAGGAACTGGGGATCACGCCCGACCAGTACGACGACCTGCGGCTGACCGACCGCTTCGAGTACAAGCGCTACTTCGAGAACGAGGGCGTCGAACACGAGGTCTGTGCCGTCCTCAAGTTGACGCTGTCGGACCGCAGTCTCGATCCCAACGAGGAGGAGGTCGCCGGGCTGATGTGGGTTCCCTACGAGCGACTCCACACCCATCCGGAGTGGTACCGCCAGCTCCGGCTCTGTCCGTGGTTCGAGATCGCCATGCGGCGGGACACCCGATAA